The following coding sequences lie in one Flavobacterium sp. 20NA77.7 genomic window:
- a CDS encoding SGNH/GDSL hydrolase family protein, whose product MNNTNKSYFFQSWLIVLVAIASFIGFKSFLPKKIFPDSKLDGKNVVVDSLLLEAVSEANQGEEKDTLSNTTIKFNSNPLGVKFPDEKFENFKGYQYLIPFFEKLYQLETKKQGKARIAYFGDSMTDGDLIVQDVRTMFQDKFGGEGVGFVNVTSESAGSRGTIVHEFSPNWKTQSYLKVKSPSRSFGVNGHVFFAKDTAHATWVKYKASGKKYLTTLSNPTLFYGKSPQKNASIFYKNGKDTIFKKLSPRAILNTLQVAPSVNSLKINFSKADSIPFYGFNFDNGKGIHVDNFSSRGNSGLPLGNLNKDLMNAFQQKLGYDLIILQFGTNVLNYGSLNYSWYERKMKTVVAHLKECFPGAAILIISTADKSTKYDLEMKTDSAVVPLSSAQKRYAVQAETGFINLYTLMGGDGSMVQWVEDVPARANKDYTHFNHRGAKQVAGMIYNQLNAGYQEYKKLRSKAILSRNNAPVSNEAQPTNSSLPKDTINE is encoded by the coding sequence ATGAACAATACGAATAAATCCTATTTTTTTCAATCTTGGCTAATAGTTTTAGTAGCTATTGCTTCATTTATTGGGTTTAAATCATTTTTACCCAAAAAAATATTTCCCGATTCAAAATTAGACGGAAAAAATGTAGTAGTAGATAGTTTATTACTTGAAGCGGTTTCTGAGGCTAATCAAGGAGAAGAAAAAGATACGCTTTCTAATACAACCATAAAATTCAATTCCAATCCATTAGGGGTTAAATTTCCTGATGAAAAATTTGAAAATTTTAAAGGGTATCAATATTTAATCCCGTTTTTTGAAAAATTATATCAATTAGAAACCAAAAAACAAGGGAAAGCACGTATTGCTTATTTTGGGGATTCTATGACAGATGGAGACTTGATTGTACAAGATGTACGAACTATGTTTCAGGATAAATTTGGAGGTGAAGGAGTTGGCTTTGTAAATGTCACTTCTGAATCGGCAGGCTCAAGAGGAACAATTGTTCATGAGTTTTCGCCTAATTGGAAAACACAATCTTATTTAAAAGTAAAGTCCCCAAGCCGTTCTTTTGGGGTCAACGGACATGTGTTTTTTGCAAAAGATACAGCACACGCTACTTGGGTAAAATATAAAGCATCGGGCAAAAAATATTTGACTACCTTATCTAATCCGACATTGTTTTATGGTAAGTCACCACAAAAAAATGCAAGTATTTTTTATAAAAACGGTAAAGATACAATCTTTAAAAAGCTGAGTCCAAGAGCAATATTAAATACGTTGCAAGTAGCCCCTTCAGTTAATTCATTAAAAATTAATTTTTCTAAAGCTGATTCTATTCCTTTTTATGGCTTTAATTTTGATAATGGCAAAGGTATTCATGTAGATAATTTTTCATCAAGAGGCAATTCAGGTCTGCCACTCGGAAATTTAAATAAAGATTTAATGAATGCGTTCCAACAAAAATTGGGTTACGATTTAATTATACTTCAGTTTGGAACCAATGTTTTAAATTATGGCTCATTAAATTATTCTTGGTACGAAAGAAAAATGAAAACAGTGGTCGCGCATTTGAAAGAATGTTTTCCTGGAGCTGCCATTTTAATTATTTCTACAGCAGATAAATCGACAAAATATGATTTAGAAATGAAAACAGATTCTGCAGTTGTGCCACTTTCAAGCGCTCAAAAACGTTATGCGGTTCAAGCAGAAACAGGTTTCATAAATCTGTATACACTTATGGGTGGTGATGGTTCTATGGTACAATGGGTAGAAGATGTTCCTGCAAGAGCTAATAAAGATTATACGCATTTTAATCATAGAGGTGCTAAACAAGTGGCAGGTATGATTTACAATCAATTAAATGCTGGCTATCAAGAGTATAAAAAACTGAGATCTAAAGCTATTTTAAGCCGAAATAATGCACCTGTATCTAATGAGGCACAACCTACAAATTCTTCATTACCAAAAGATACTATTAATGAATAA
- a CDS encoding GDSL-type esterase/lipase family protein, whose amino-acid sequence MNKWLVYIVVLSGILTAQGQVDSTKQILDSIRVAKDSVIVSSDSIDFPLDVSNFEPFNNVVLNETALEIFFQKLLDLQQNKRKKVRIVHLGDSHIQADLFTAMMRKRMQSIFGNAGFGFTFPYSVANTNNSAPIRYHASGVSFTAVRNLFADTSKPVGLSGIALQSKSSNFAIQLQVKDPQYYFTKVQLITPQNQNLFSLSFEEKKELITIAVPKKITHQVKSGEVLGSIAEKYGVTLKQLKKANSLKNDFIRDGKLLTIPSKQTKPQSIVKTSYVPVALESAFIGYQYKASKPLDQVTLIPNEGKLDFALNGIVLENDAAGVIYSGIGVNGAKCSDYNKFPMFFEQLPVLEADLVIISLGTNESFDRQEALVYMNQLQTMLNAIKNQLPNAAILVTTPPPSLLHRKEQNSYIESYSQTIRNQAQESQYAVWDLLAIFGGNKNIQLNTRMGLLAKDKVHYSKLGYEKQAELFFEALMQSFELYKSTK is encoded by the coding sequence ATGAATAAATGGCTAGTTTATATAGTGGTACTAAGCGGTATACTTACTGCGCAAGGTCAAGTTGATTCTACAAAACAAATATTGGACTCAATTCGGGTTGCCAAAGATTCTGTGATTGTGTCAAGTGACAGCATTGATTTTCCGTTAGATGTGTCTAATTTTGAACCTTTTAACAATGTTGTTTTAAATGAAACTGCATTGGAAATTTTTTTTCAAAAACTACTTGATTTACAGCAAAATAAACGTAAAAAAGTACGTATAGTTCATCTGGGTGATTCGCACATTCAGGCCGATTTATTTACAGCTATGATGCGAAAAAGAATGCAAAGTATTTTTGGTAATGCTGGTTTTGGATTTACATTTCCCTATAGTGTAGCTAATACGAATAATAGTGCGCCAATTCGTTATCATGCTTCAGGAGTTTCGTTTACTGCGGTAAGAAATTTATTCGCGGATACCTCTAAACCAGTTGGACTTAGTGGAATTGCGTTACAATCAAAATCTTCAAATTTTGCTATTCAGTTGCAAGTAAAAGATCCACAATACTACTTTACAAAAGTGCAACTTATTACCCCTCAAAATCAAAATTTATTCTCCCTTTCATTTGAAGAAAAAAAAGAACTAATTACAATTGCTGTACCCAAAAAAATCACACATCAAGTGAAGTCAGGCGAAGTATTGGGCAGTATTGCTGAAAAATATGGTGTTACATTAAAGCAATTAAAAAAAGCTAATAGTCTTAAGAATGATTTTATTAGAGATGGAAAACTATTAACTATACCTTCAAAACAAACTAAACCTCAATCGATTGTTAAAACGTCATATGTTCCAGTTGCTCTAGAGTCAGCGTTTATTGGCTATCAATATAAGGCGTCAAAACCTTTAGATCAAGTTACTCTAATTCCAAATGAGGGTAAATTAGATTTTGCTTTAAATGGAATTGTATTGGAAAACGATGCTGCAGGAGTGATTTATAGTGGTATTGGTGTAAATGGCGCAAAATGTAGTGATTACAATAAATTCCCTATGTTTTTTGAGCAATTACCAGTCTTAGAAGCCGATTTAGTTATTATTTCATTAGGAACGAATGAAAGTTTTGATAGGCAAGAGGCGCTAGTTTATATGAATCAACTTCAAACTATGCTAAACGCTATAAAGAATCAATTGCCTAACGCAGCTATTCTTGTTACAACACCTCCGCCGTCATTATTGCATAGAAAAGAGCAAAATAGTTATATCGAATCGTATAGTCAAACTATTCGTAATCAAGCGCAAGAAAGTCAGTATGCGGTTTGGGATTTGTTAGCTATTTTTGGAGGAAATAAAAATATTCAATTAAATACACGAATGGGTTTATTAGCAAAGGATAAAGTTCATTACTCTAAACTAGGCTATGAAAAACAAGCAGAATTGTTTTTTGAAGCTTTAATGCAATCTTTCGAATTATATAAATCAACAAAATAG
- a CDS encoding MBOAT family O-acyltransferase, whose translation MIQEWFYKNIGTITPEQIKSWFIFDEKAPLLFNTGLFLGLFLVFYFWYILLRKATTVRMIYVIAFSLFFYYKSSGIYFLLLIASSIVDYNLGNLVHRTQSEINKKLCLAFSIVLNLGFLGYFKYSNFLVEGINNLTGSKFAFFDVILPVGISFYTFQSISYIIEVYRKEIEPTKGYIDYLFFVSFFPQLVAGPIVRAKDFLPQIYQKLHVSQEDINRAFLLIIGGLIKKTVISDYISINFVDRIFDLPNSYTAFENLMASYGYTIQIYCDFSGYSDMAIGVALLLGFKLPTNFRTPYQSASITEFWRRWHISLSTWLKDFLYISVGGNRKGTFAGFLFPALFFSGLLAWGAYYYETSVIPLYLAMASVLIFCCTFLFSKDRNKTMFTNVNLLTTMLLGGLWHGASLRFIIWGALHGIALAVHKIILEFFPNRESKTSFATSAYRLFSILLTFHFVAFCWIFFRAKDFTTALQIITNIGKITFDYEQWWVIIQGYKNVFVLMFIGYFWHYIPEKVMLAVQNVFVALPLITKAIVLGFIFWLVYATATAGPQPFIYFQF comes from the coding sequence ATGATACAAGAGTGGTTTTATAAAAATATTGGAACAATAACACCAGAACAAATTAAAAGCTGGTTCATTTTTGATGAAAAAGCACCGTTATTGTTTAATACAGGGCTTTTTTTAGGCTTGTTTTTGGTTTTTTATTTTTGGTATATCTTACTAAGAAAAGCAACTACCGTACGAATGATTTATGTTATTGCATTTTCGTTGTTTTTTTACTATAAATCAAGTGGTATTTACTTTCTTTTATTAATTGCTTCCTCTATTGTAGATTATAATTTAGGTAATTTAGTTCATCGTACCCAAAGTGAAATCAACAAAAAACTATGTTTAGCATTTAGTATAGTGCTGAATTTAGGTTTTTTAGGGTATTTTAAATACAGTAACTTTTTAGTTGAAGGAATTAATAATTTGACTGGTTCAAAATTTGCTTTTTTTGATGTTATCTTACCTGTAGGTATTTCTTTTTATACCTTTCAATCCATCAGCTACATTATTGAAGTATATCGTAAGGAGATTGAGCCTACCAAAGGATATATCGATTATCTGTTTTTTGTGTCGTTCTTTCCTCAGTTAGTCGCAGGACCAATTGTAAGAGCCAAAGATTTTTTACCACAAATTTATCAAAAACTACATGTTTCTCAAGAAGATATAAACCGTGCATTTTTATTAATTATTGGAGGTTTAATAAAGAAAACAGTCATTTCAGATTATATTTCTATTAATTTTGTTGATCGTATTTTTGATTTGCCAAATAGCTATACGGCTTTTGAAAATCTGATGGCTTCTTATGGCTATACCATTCAAATATATTGTGATTTTTCAGGATATTCTGATATGGCAATAGGCGTTGCTTTATTGTTAGGGTTTAAATTACCAACAAACTTTAGAACACCCTACCAGTCAGCTTCAATTACAGAATTTTGGCGAAGATGGCATATTTCATTATCCACCTGGTTAAAAGACTTTTTGTATATTTCTGTAGGAGGGAATAGGAAAGGAACCTTTGCAGGATTCTTATTCCCTGCTTTATTCTTTTCGGGATTACTAGCATGGGGAGCCTATTATTATGAAACAAGTGTTATACCACTTTACTTAGCAATGGCTTCAGTTCTCATTTTTTGTTGTACTTTTTTATTTTCAAAGGATAGAAACAAAACGATGTTTACTAATGTTAATTTACTTACCACAATGTTACTAGGAGGTTTATGGCATGGGGCAAGTTTACGTTTTATTATTTGGGGTGCTTTACATGGTATTGCTTTAGCCGTTCATAAAATTATTTTAGAGTTTTTCCCAAATAGAGAATCTAAAACATCATTTGCAACATCAGCGTATCGACTATTTTCTATTCTGTTAACGTTCCATTTTGTAGCTTTTTGTTGGATATTCTTCCGAGCAAAAGATTTTACTACAGCGCTACAAATTATAACTAATATTGGTAAAATTACTTTTGATTACGAACAATGGTGGGTAATTATTCAAGGCTATAAAAACGTGTTTGTTTTGATGTTTATCGGGTATTTTTGGCATTATATACCAGAAAAAGTAATGCTTGCAGTACAAAATGTTTTTGTTGCTTTACCACTAATAACAAAAGCTATCGTTTTAGGGTTTATTTTCTGGTTAGTCTATGCTACAGCTACGGCAGGCCCCCAACCCTTTATTTATTTTCAGTTTTAA
- the trxA gene encoding thioredoxin, whose product MMSKFNELINGDKPVLVDFYATWCSPCKLLAPNLVAAKEELGDKVSIVKIDVDANQEAAAVYQVRSVPTLLLFKNGKVLWRQSGVVAAEEIVSIIKQKM is encoded by the coding sequence ATGATGAGTAAATTTAATGAATTAATCAATGGCGACAAACCTGTATTAGTTGATTTTTATGCTACTTGGTGTAGTCCATGTAAATTGCTTGCGCCTAATTTAGTTGCAGCAAAGGAAGAACTTGGCGATAAAGTTTCTATTGTAAAAATAGATGTTGATGCTAACCAAGAAGCAGCCGCTGTTTATCAAGTTCGTAGCGTTCCTACATTACTTTTGTTTAAAAACGGAAAAGTACTTTGGCGTCAATCAGGGGTTGTTGCAGCAGAAGAAATAGTCTCCATCATTAAACAAAAAATGTAG
- a CDS encoding DUF6132 family protein, protein MFNKYSLTILGVLIGALGGYAYYHFVGCTSGTCTITSKPLNSTLYGAVMGGLLFNLFEKK, encoded by the coding sequence ATGTTTAATAAATACAGTTTAACGATACTTGGAGTTTTAATTGGTGCACTTGGTGGATACGCATATTACCATTTTGTAGGTTGTACATCAGGTACTTGTACGATTACTTCAAAACCTCTAAATAGTACTCTTTATGGGGCAGTAATGGGAGGCTTACTATTTAATTTGTTTGAAAAGAAATAG
- a CDS encoding TolC family protein, whose product MKKIKLLLILSILFGVGKLQAQDTLSISKNELLQKVIEKNLQIKATEKAFQSARADYRQSNALFLPNINVSHTGISTTNPLMAFGSKLNQEILTASDFNPALLNDPAKTQNFATRIEVQQPLINLDGLYGRQAAKAKMDAFQLQTERTIEYLKLEVSKAYMQLQLAYKAVSVLEKANSTAKGNLKLVENYFKNCMLQKTDLLNVQVRVNEITNQLQYAKSNVQNASEYLAFLLNEDMAGKTYKPTEALDNVIAIESINSTISDCRKDIQAMQKSSEAYKKMLQSSKFGFLPRLNAFGSYELYDQHVFQTSAKGYVVGAQLSWNVFDGFKSFGKTQKAKADFEKAEIETNQYKKQSQLELNKTNRQLVDAENKVNLSKLAFEQSQEAFRIRQNRFAQGLEKTTDLLLAETQMAQKELEHLQAVFEYNFTKQYLQFLTK is encoded by the coding sequence ATGAAAAAAATCAAGTTACTATTAATATTAAGTATTTTGTTTGGAGTTGGAAAACTTCAAGCGCAAGATACATTGTCCATTTCAAAAAATGAGTTGCTGCAAAAAGTCATTGAGAAAAATCTCCAAATCAAAGCAACAGAAAAAGCGTTTCAGTCAGCTCGTGCAGATTATCGTCAGTCAAACGCACTTTTTTTACCAAACATCAATGTTTCGCATACGGGAATTTCCACTACAAATCCTTTAATGGCTTTTGGTTCAAAATTAAATCAGGAAATTTTAACCGCCTCCGATTTTAATCCAGCGTTGTTAAATGACCCTGCTAAAACGCAAAACTTCGCTACTCGTATTGAAGTACAACAACCCTTAATCAATTTAGATGGTTTATACGGTCGTCAAGCGGCTAAAGCTAAAATGGATGCTTTTCAATTACAAACCGAACGTACTATAGAATATTTGAAACTAGAAGTGTCAAAAGCTTATATGCAATTGCAATTGGCTTATAAAGCGGTTTCGGTTTTAGAAAAAGCAAATTCAACAGCAAAAGGAAACTTAAAATTAGTTGAAAACTATTTCAAAAATTGCATGTTGCAAAAAACAGATTTGCTAAACGTGCAAGTTCGTGTAAATGAAATTACAAATCAATTGCAGTATGCCAAATCGAATGTGCAAAACGCATCTGAATATTTAGCGTTTCTTCTGAATGAAGATATGGCTGGAAAAACCTACAAGCCTACCGAAGCTTTAGATAACGTAATTGCCATAGAAAGTATAAATTCCACAATTTCTGATTGCAGAAAGGATATTCAAGCAATGCAAAAATCTTCGGAAGCGTACAAAAAAATGCTACAATCTTCAAAATTTGGATTCTTACCAAGATTAAATGCTTTTGGAAGTTATGAATTGTATGACCAACATGTGTTTCAAACTTCAGCAAAAGGTTATGTAGTAGGCGCACAATTATCATGGAATGTTTTTGACGGATTTAAATCTTTTGGAAAAACACAAAAAGCAAAAGCTGATTTTGAAAAAGCCGAAATTGAAACCAACCAATATAAAAAACAAAGCCAATTAGAATTGAACAAAACCAATCGCCAATTGGTAGATGCTGAAAATAAAGTGAATTTATCCAAATTAGCCTTTGAACAATCGCAAGAAGCTTTTAGAATTCGCCAAAACAGATTCGCACAAGGATTAGAAAAAACAACCGATTTATTACTAGCTGAAACGCAAATGGCACAAAAAGAATTAGAGCATTTGCAAGCTGTTTTTGAATATAACTTTACCAAACAATACTTACAATTTTTAACTAAATAA
- a CDS encoding efflux RND transporter periplasmic adaptor subunit — protein MKKIITIITLSSLILTSCGSDKKENVADLPAIPVKVAGNTENSNSAYITASGKIESENSANLSTRMMGYVTKVNVKVGQNVSAGQLLVSINNTDLQAKKAQVDASITQATAGYNNAKKDYDRFVNLFAQQSASQKELDDMTARYEMAKAGLEAVKQMRNEVMAQFSYSNITAPFSGTVTNTFVKEGDMANPGMPLVSIEGASRLQVTAMVSESDISNVKNGMSVKINVKSLNKEVAGKVSEVSLSAKNTGGQYLVKVTLDKMDKQILSGMFVNVQFPTAKKEVTSVKSDVVMIPESALVRQGQLSGIYTIGNDNIAILRWLRIGKTFGNQVEVLSGLAADEQYIVSAEGKLFNGAKVSVQ, from the coding sequence ATGAAAAAAATAATAACAATCATCACTTTATCATCACTAATCTTAACTTCTTGTGGAAGTGATAAAAAAGAAAATGTAGCTGATTTACCTGCAATTCCAGTAAAAGTAGCTGGAAATACTGAAAATTCAAACAGCGCATATATAACAGCAAGTGGTAAAATCGAATCGGAAAATAGTGCGAATCTAAGCACAAGAATGATGGGATATGTAACCAAAGTGAATGTAAAAGTGGGACAAAATGTTTCGGCTGGACAACTTTTGGTAAGCATCAATAATACTGATTTACAAGCAAAAAAAGCACAAGTGGATGCTTCAATCACACAAGCAACTGCGGGTTATAATAATGCTAAGAAAGATTATGATCGTTTTGTGAATTTGTTTGCACAACAATCGGCTTCGCAAAAAGAATTGGACGACATGACGGCTCGCTATGAAATGGCAAAAGCAGGTTTAGAAGCAGTCAAACAAATGCGTAATGAAGTGATGGCGCAGTTTTCTTATTCAAATATTACGGCTCCCTTTTCAGGAACGGTAACCAATACTTTCGTAAAAGAAGGTGATATGGCTAATCCAGGAATGCCTTTAGTAAGTATTGAAGGCGCTTCAAGATTACAAGTAACAGCAATGGTTTCAGAAAGCGATATTTCGAATGTAAAAAATGGAATGTCGGTTAAAATCAATGTAAAATCGTTAAACAAAGAAGTTGCTGGAAAAGTATCCGAAGTGAGTTTATCCGCAAAAAACACAGGTGGACAATATTTGGTGAAAGTAACTTTGGACAAAATGGATAAACAAATTTTATCTGGAATGTTTGTCAATGTGCAATTTCCAACGGCTAAAAAAGAAGTAACTTCTGTGAAATCGGATGTAGTTATGATTCCTGAGAGCGCATTAGTAAGACAAGGTCAATTGTCAGGAATTTATACTATTGGGAATGATAATATAGCTATTTTAAGATGGTTGCGTATTGGTAAAACATTTGGCAATCAAGTAGAAGTGTTATCAGGATTAGCAGCAGACGAACAATATATCGTTTCAGCTGAAGGAAAATTATTTAACGGAGCAAAGGTTAGTGTTCAGTAA
- a CDS encoding efflux RND transporter permease subunit: MQEGISGKIANFFINSKLTILLMVALMIIGTYSSFLIPREEEPQINVPMADVMVGYPGASPSEVESRVIKPLEKVISNIKGVEHIHSMAMNGQAMMVVQFYVGQNSEDSYVKLYDELMKHQNMFPQGVYQPMVKTRAIDDVPMLGLTLWSEKYDDFQLRQIAEEVTSEVEKVKDVAITKEIGGRTRELKVVLDKDKMAENGVDALSIMQMIQANNGSSQSGSFVQNDTEYLVTTGKFLNTSEDVENLVVGVNNNMPVYLKQVAAIQDGPQTPKNYVSFGYGKANEKFAKNNSEYPAVTISIAKVKGADAMKISEKILDRVEALKKTIIPTDVHVEVSRNYGETASHKVGELLMHLGVAILAVTVLVMLAMGWRGGLVVFFSVPLTFALTLFSYYLLGYTLNRITLFALVFVVGIVVDDSIIIAENMHRHFKMKRLPFKQAAIYAINEVGNPTILATFTVIAAILPMAFVSGMMGPYMIPMPIGASIAMMLSLFVALTVTPYLGYHLLHEKDEQEHKEEQGLETSWIYKIYKKVEQPLLDNSKKRNSMFLITIVLLLGSVLMFFTKSVAVKMLPFDNKNEFQVVIDMPEGTTLERTAAVTKEIAQYLSTIPEVVDYQNYIGASAPITFNGLVRHYDMRGGSNMADIQVNLLHKEDRDLQSHDIAKIVRPQVQKIAKKYGANVKIVEVPPGPPVLSTLVAEVYGPNYNEQIKVANQVKTILETTSDVVDTDWMVEAPQVEYKLEIDREKAMLNGIAPQQVVGNLTYLLREMPVSNLYDERSNNPVGITLSLEDKDKTSIQDIQNLKIKGSRGNVVPVSDLVKVTTDTLQNTIYRKDQKRVVYVLADMAGALESPVYAILGMNEKLEKMQLPKGYKVNELYMDTPSDESDFTVKWDGEWQITLEVFRDLGAAFLVVIIIIYMLIVGWFQNFKTPIVMMVAIPLSLVGIVLGHWVLGAFFTATSFIGMIALAGVMVRNSVLLIDFIEIRLNDGIPMKQAIIEAGAVRTTPILLTTGAVVIGASIILFDPIFQGLAISLVAGAIVSTLLTLIVVPLIYYITERKKWEKNK; encoded by the coding sequence ATGCAAGAAGGTATATCAGGTAAAATAGCCAATTTTTTCATCAACTCAAAACTAACCATTTTATTAATGGTAGCGTTGATGATTATTGGTACATACAGTTCGTTCTTAATTCCAAGAGAAGAAGAACCGCAAATTAATGTTCCAATGGCCGACGTAATGGTGGGTTATCCAGGGGCAAGTCCAAGCGAAGTAGAAAGTAGAGTAATTAAACCACTTGAAAAAGTAATTTCAAACATCAAAGGAGTAGAGCACATTCACAGTATGGCAATGAACGGTCAAGCCATGATGGTGGTTCAGTTTTATGTAGGACAAAATAGTGAAGATTCCTATGTGAAATTATATGACGAATTGATGAAACATCAAAATATGTTTCCGCAAGGGGTGTATCAACCTATGGTGAAAACACGTGCTATTGATGACGTTCCTATGTTGGGATTAACGCTTTGGAGTGAAAAATATGATGATTTCCAATTGCGTCAAATTGCAGAAGAAGTTACTTCGGAAGTTGAAAAAGTAAAAGATGTTGCTATTACCAAAGAAATTGGAGGAAGAACCCGCGAATTGAAAGTGGTTTTAGACAAAGATAAAATGGCTGAAAATGGGGTAGATGCTTTAAGCATTATGCAGATGATTCAGGCCAATAACGGAAGTTCGCAATCAGGGAGTTTTGTTCAAAATGACACGGAATATTTAGTTACAACCGGTAAATTTTTAAATACTTCTGAAGATGTAGAAAATTTGGTAGTGGGTGTAAATAACAATATGCCAGTTTATTTAAAACAAGTGGCTGCTATTCAAGATGGTCCACAAACACCAAAGAATTATGTGTCTTTTGGTTACGGAAAAGCGAATGAAAAATTTGCTAAAAACAATTCTGAATATCCAGCAGTAACCATTTCTATTGCAAAAGTAAAAGGTGCCGATGCAATGAAAATTTCGGAGAAAATTCTGGATAGAGTAGAAGCCTTAAAGAAAACCATTATTCCAACAGATGTTCATGTTGAAGTTTCTCGAAATTATGGAGAAACAGCATCGCATAAAGTAGGGGAGTTGTTAATGCATTTAGGTGTCGCAATTCTTGCTGTAACAGTATTAGTAATGCTAGCTATGGGCTGGAGAGGCGGATTAGTAGTGTTTTTCTCAGTGCCATTAACGTTTGCCTTAACTTTATTTAGTTACTATTTACTGGGTTATACGTTAAACCGAATCACACTTTTTGCCTTAGTATTTGTAGTGGGTATTGTGGTGGACGACAGTATTATTATTGCCGAAAACATGCACCGCCATTTCAAGATGAAGCGACTACCATTCAAACAAGCTGCTATTTATGCAATTAATGAAGTAGGAAACCCAACAATCTTAGCAACCTTTACTGTAATTGCAGCTATTTTGCCAATGGCTTTTGTGTCGGGAATGATGGGACCTTACATGATTCCGATGCCAATTGGCGCTTCTATTGCCATGATGTTGTCATTGTTTGTAGCTTTGACCGTTACCCCTTATTTAGGGTATCATTTATTGCATGAGAAAGACGAACAAGAACACAAAGAAGAACAAGGTTTAGAAACGTCTTGGATTTATAAAATCTACAAGAAAGTTGAACAACCACTTTTAGATAATTCTAAAAAACGTAACTCAATGTTCCTTATTACGATTGTTCTTTTGTTGGGTTCCGTGTTGATGTTCTTTACGAAATCAGTAGCAGTAAAAATGTTACCATTTGACAATAAAAACGAATTTCAAGTGGTAATCGATATGCCTGAAGGAACTACTTTAGAGCGAACTGCAGCAGTTACCAAAGAAATTGCGCAATATTTGTCAACCATTCCAGAAGTGGTAGATTACCAAAACTATATCGGTGCATCTGCTCCGATAACATTTAATGGTTTGGTACGTCATTACGATATGCGTGGCGGAAGCAATATGGCAGATATTCAGGTGAATTTACTACACAAAGAAGATCGTGATTTACAAAGTCATGATATTGCAAAAATCGTTCGTCCACAGGTTCAAAAAATTGCCAAAAAATATGGTGCAAATGTTAAGATTGTTGAAGTTCCACCAGGTCCACCTGTTTTATCAACCTTAGTTGCTGAGGTGTACGGACCAAATTATAATGAGCAAATCAAAGTGGCAAATCAAGTAAAAACAATTTTAGAAACCACTTCAGATGTGGTTGATACCGACTGGATGGTAGAAGCTCCACAAGTAGAATACAAATTAGAAATAGACAGAGAAAAAGCCATGTTAAACGGAATTGCTCCGCAGCAAGTAGTTGGTAACTTAACTTATTTGTTAAGAGAAATGCCAGTTTCTAATTTGTATGATGAACGTTCAAATAATCCTGTGGGCATTACACTTTCATTAGAAGACAAAGACAAAACTTCGATTCAAGATATTCAAAATTTGAAAATCAAAGGCAGTCGTGGAAACGTAGTTCCTGTGAGCGATTTGGTAAAAGTTACCACAGATACTTTGCAAAATACGATTTATAGAAAAGACCAAAAACGTGTGGTATATGTTTTAGCTGATATGGCTGGAGCATTAGAAAGTCCGGTGTATGCGATTTTAGGAATGAATGAGAAGTTAGAAAAAATGCAATTGCCAAAAGGCTATAAAGTAAACGAATTATACATGGATACGCCATCTGATGAAAGTGATTTCACGGTGAAATGGGATGGAGAATGGCAAATTACTTTAGAAGTATTTAGAGATTTAGGAGCAGCTTTCTTAGTGGTTATCATTATCATATATATGTTGATAGTAGGTTGGTTCCAAAACTTTAAAACGCCAATTGTGATGATGGTTGCCATTCCATTATCTTTAGTTGGAATTGTATTAGGACATTGGGTTTTAGGAGCATTCTTCACCGCAACTTCATTCATTGGAATGATTGCTTTAGCAGGTGTAATGGTTCGGAATTCAGTCTTACTGATTGACTTTATCGAAATACGTTTAAATGATGGCATTCCAATGAAACAAGCGATTATTGAGGCTGGAGCAGTAAGAACAACCCCAATTCTATTAACCACTGGAGCAGTAGTAATTGGAGCATCTATCATCTTGTTTGACCCAATTTTCCAAGGATTAGCGATTTCGTTAGTAGCGGGTGCAATTGTTTCTACGTTATTGACATTAATTGTAGTTCCATTGATTTACTACATCACGGAACGCAAAAAATGGGAGAAAAATAAATAA